The Gemmatimonadota bacterium genomic interval GGTGGTTTGATTATTCTACCGGGTTCACACAAGAGCGAGTTTGAACGTCCAGAGGGGTTCTTTTATCCGGGTAGCCGGACGCCCGAAGGTGGGTATAATCCGGATTATGTTTCCTATGATGTTCCGCCGGGGGTATTAAATGTGATTCCCAAAGCGGGCGATGTGGTGATGATTTCAGAGATGGTAACGCATGGTGCGCTGAGTTGGAAGCCAAGGGATCGCGACCGGCGATTTTTGACACTGCGGTACATGCCGCAGTTTGTGATGCCGCTAAATGAATTTCCCGATGAAATTGTCGAACGGTTGTTGCCCGAGACACAGGAGCTAATTGCAACAGCATCCTATCCGCAGATTAAGAAAATCGTGCAAACTGAAAGTTAAAGGATCAGACTATGTCAGAGTTACAGCTTGAGTCTATTGAACCCTGGGCGCCGCATCCGACCGCTGCGCCGTTGACAGAACGCAGTGGGGATACGCTGGCAATTGCCGCAAATGGGACGCGCACCTGTATTGGCGGATGGCAGATCGCGTATTCGGGTGTGGAGGCCGGCAAGATATATGAGATCGTTGCCCAGTCGCAGTTTCAAGATGTGGATACGGCACGCGATGTGTTGCGCTGTGAGGCGTATTGGGGCCACCTGGATCGGGACAGTGGGCGGCGCGGCGAAGTTCTGTCCTGGGATTATCTCCTTCCCGAGTGGAATGGGGATACCGTGCAATTTTCGCGGCGTCTCACTGCTCCGGAAGATGCCGAACATCTGACCGTGCGCTATACGTTTCGCTGGTCGGTTGTGGGATCATCCGAATGGCAGTTGCCCAAAGTGGTCGCGACGGAAGTGGCAGAATCATACAAGTCCGTGAAAATTTGTGTCGCGACGGGACGGAGAGAAGATCGAGACCGGCGGTTTGAGTCGATTCAGGACAATGTCGATCTTTATTTGTCTTTGTGCCGGGAGATATGTGAAAAAGAAAAACCCGATTTGATTGTGTTGCCCGAGATCGCATTGCAATACGGGATTAAAGGGAGTCCATTGGAACTGGCAGTGCCCGTGCCGGGCCCCGAGGCGGAGCCATTTGCGGATGTTGCGCGCGATTATGGCGTATATGTGCTGTTGGGTGTGATTGAACGAGATGGCGATGCCGTTCACAATACAGCCGTGTTGTTCGCGCCCGATGGCGGCGTGGATGGCAAATATCGCAAGGTGCATCTGGCGGTGGGTGGCGAGATGGATTCGGGTATTTTGCCGGGTGATGATTTTCCTGTATTTGATACAGAGATTGGACGGATTGGGTGCAATATATGTATGGATTCTTCGGCGGCGGAGTCATCGCGGATGATCGGGTTAAACGGCGCGGACTTTTTGTTGTTGCCAATTATGGGCGATCACCGCGCGTGGCATCCAGAAGATCATACGTGGGATCCCGAGCGCTTTCGCGGGATTATGCAGACGCGGGCGCTGGACAATCAGTTGTGTATGGTGGTGGCGGTAAATCGCGCGGAGGGCAGTTGTATTATTGATCGCACCGGGCATGTGCTGGCATGGAATGATGGCAGTGAACGGTTTGTGGCCGCGGAGGTGAATCTCGTGGATGGATTCAGACCAAAGAGTCGCGGGTGCTTTCGCGGGATTAACTGGATGCAGCGACGACCACATACCTATCGCGCTTTTGTCGATGAAAAGAACGCAGGGACCTTGAAAACTGAGGCGTATTGAGGATTATATGCCGAGCGCGATTTGCTCGCATTCGGCATATTTTTTGACCAGTTCGTCATATACTGCGGGGTCGGTTGGGTTGACGACGGAGCCGGATATGGGTTCGGCGATGCCCTTGCTGATGTCTTCCCAGGTGGTATTGAGGTACGCATGCGCTGCGCGGAGGGCTGCGCCGAGGGCTGCGCTGTTGGTGACTTCAAATTGGTGAACGGGGCAGTTTTGCACGTCGGCCATGATCTGGAGAATTTCGGGATTGACCGATGCCCCGCCTGTGACGTAGATGGCTGAAGGACGCACGCCCATCCATTCTGAGTGAATGCGCATGGACATCATTTGTGCCTCGACGACTGCGCGGCAATTGCCATCGGCGTCCTGTTCGTCGAGGTCAAAACGGTGTACGCCGGGTTTGAGGACATTGGGCACGATTTCGGGTTCAAAATAGGGGAGCAGGATTTTGCCATTATTTCCCGGAGGGGTGGATTGGAGTGCATGGGAAAAACCGTCCCAGTCCAGACCATGAGATTGGCGTACGGCTTCGCGGGCGAGGGAGCCGTTTTTGAAACAGATGAGGGTCATGTAGTCGCCAGTGGGTGAGACAAAGACGTGACCTTCGCCGCGTGGGTCGGTCTGGCAATTTTTCATTGTGCCAAAGTAGGTGTCGCTGGTGCCGAGTGAGATGGCGACGAGGCCCTCGCGGATAAGACCGAGGCCGATGACGCTGTTGGGATTGTCACCCGACCAGACGAGTGCCTGTGCATTGGGGTTGACGCCGTATTTATCGACAAAGTAGGGGTTCACAGTGCCGATAATTGCGCGGGATTCTGCGAGCGGAGGCAGGCGGTGGGATAGGTCGGGGGCTGTGGCGTCGAGCGCGGCGGCATGATAGGTTCGGGTCTGAATGTCCATCAGGTTCATGCCTGCGCCATCGCCGTGATCGATGGGGGCAACTTTGCCCGCGATCAGAGAGGCCATGAAGGAAGAGACGAGCATGATGTGTGCGGTGTTGTTATAAGCATCGGGTTGTGTTTTGTAGAATTTGCGGATCTGTGGGCCTGTGAAGCGCTCAAAGGTGGTGGATCCCGTGGCGCTGGCTGTGGCTTGAAGACCGCCGAGGGCGTCGCAAATTTCATCGCATTCGGCGCGGGTAGAGGAGTCCATCCAGATGGGAGATGTGTCGCGGGAGAATATATCGCCGAGGTTTTCTACGAGGGATTTTGATGGGTTGAGATTGGATAAGGTATCCGCGGTTTTGAGATAGACAGAGCCGTGTTGTTGTCCCGAGCCAGAGATGGCCCGGATATTGCCGAGGGTTATACCCTCGGTTTTCATTTTGTCAAAAAGCACATCGAGGGCTTCCGCCCACATGAGAGGTGGGGAGTGAACAATTTTGGGGTCGAGGTGGTCGAGGACGCCATTTTGAGTGCCATAATGCGGTAGCGTTTCGTCGTAGTTCAGTGAAATGTCGTACACGACTTTGCGGGTGTCGATGTCTATGATAATAGCACTCAAGCTCTGCGTGCTGGCGTCAAGCCCGAGATAGAGGTTGCTCATGGATACTCCTTATGATTCATAAATAACCGGGCATTTGGATATTATTTCGAAAGGGTCATGATATACTCACGCCACATGTCGCCGCGATACTTGCAAAAATCGCACGGCACGCTGTCCCAGCCGTTTTAATAGATCCAGGTCTTGCCGCGCTTTGGCCAGTATCAAAATACCTTCGTAATACGCCCACAATGCCAGCGCTGTTTCCCGCGTGTCCATGGGGGACAGATCACTGGCTTCTACTGCTTCGTCGAGTGTTCTTTGTAACCGGCCGATTACATCCTCAAAGATGCGATCAATTTTATGGCGGATCAGCGGCTCGTGCGCGCTCATTTCCACGGCGAGGTTGCCAAACGGACATCCGCAAAGTTGTTTGTGCTGCTCGTAAAATTGGCAGTTTTGCTCATAGACCAGTTCAAAAAAACGCGAAATCCGCTCCAGGGGTGGTCGTTCTGATGAAAATGCCCGCTCCCAGGCGGTCTCCCGTGTAATCTCCCACCATTGATCTAATGAAGCCAGTACCAGGTCTTGTTTGGTCTCAAAGAAGTGGTAAAAGCTCCCTTTTTTTATCCCAGCAGTTTTGCACAATTCCTGTACGCCCACGTCGGTATAACTGCGCGTTAAAAACAAATCCATCGCAGCCTGTATCAGCCGCTCTTTTGCATCGCTCGTGCGTCCCATGATATGCCTTTTACGATAGATTCGATAAGTCTGCGTCGTTTTTTGTTTTGCTTTAAATTTTGTAAATTGATAATATGGGCTGTTCTGAAACTAAATATAGTCTATCCACACCGACTTTTCAATAAGGAGCTTCACATGCGCGTCATCGCAATTGGCACGGAATACACGGGCAAAACCACGCTGGTTCAAGCCATTCAAAAATGGGGCATGGAGCGCGGTATTCGCCATCACATGGACGATCACTTTTCCGTTCCCGATCAGCAAACCCTTACAAATCCCGCAGATCAAAAGGCTATGAACGAAGTGCCATCGCCCATCAAAGAGCGTTTTCAGCGGTTTCAGATCGCTTATCACGTGCGTCTGGTACACAATTACCAGCACGTCTTGCTCACGGGTTTTCACATTGAGGAAATGGTGTACGGCCAACGCTATTATTATCCCGATCTTGCGCGCCCGGTCGAAAATCCCCAGGCATGGGAAAAAGACATGCCCAAAGATATTATTCTGGTACATCTCACGGCCAGTCCCGAGGTTATCAAACAGCGCATGAAGGACGATCCACACGATTTTCCGATTGTGCCCGAATCGGATATCGAAGAGGTCCAGGAGGCATTTCAAGAAGAATTTCGCAAGTCATTTTTTAAACAGAAATTTCAGATCGATACATCAGACTTGAATGCAGACACACTTCTCAAAGCCTTTCTCGACGAATCGTTTTCCTATCTCACCGCCGCTGATCACGCCATTCGGTTGGCGAGACCGTAGTTAAAGATGAGGGACTGGGGATTGGTTCTCACCTCCTGCCAGTCCTATCCTCCGAGGTACTGATCTTGCCATCTCCACCTCCCAACATGCGCCTCGTGTTCGACGATGGCACGCTCGTTCTTCTGGATCCGCCAGCGGACTATGAACCGCCATCTCCGTTTATATGGGATAGCCGCGTGGGACGCTGGCGCGCTCAGGCGCATCGGTATCGCGATGTTGTAGAAGCATTACAGGATCGGGGTGTTGGCATAAAAAATGTGGTCCCGCGCTACAATCGTCTCAAACTCAATTTCAACCGAGAACACACCCCACATCCGCATCAGGCTGAAGCCTTTGATGCCTGGCAATCAAACCAATATCGCGGCGTGGTTGTTCTGCCCACGGGGTCGGGCAAGTCACTTCTGGCTCTGATGGGTATTGCTGAAGTTGGTCGCAGTACGCTTGTTGTCGCGCCTACGATTGATCTTATGAATCAGTGGTATGACTTGCTCAAAGATGCCTTTTCATGCGATATCGGTATCCTGGGAGGGGGATATCACGAGCTTGAAGACCTCACTGTAACGACTTACGACAGTGCGTATATGCACATGGACCGCTACGGCAATCGCTTTGGTTTTCTGGTTTTTGACGAGGTCCATCACCTGCCCGGCGAATCCTATTCCCACGGTGCAGAACTTTCTATTGCCCCCTATCGCCTGGGGCTTACAGCCACGCTCGAACGTCCCGATGGTCGCCATCTTATGCTGCGCGATCTCGTGGGTCCAACCGTTTATGAAAAGGGCATTCGCGATCTGTCTGGCGATTATCTTTCTGAGTACAATACAGAGCGCATAGAAGTCGATATGGTAGCCGAGGAGCGCGTCGAATACGAAACTGCGCGTTCGCAATTCAGTGCTTTTCTGGAGTCCAAGAATCTGCGGTTGGGCAGTGCCTCTGGATGGCAAAATTTCGTGCGCCTCTCAGCGCGTTCCAGCGACGGCCGAAGGGCGATGCTCGCCTATCGTCGCTATCGAAAAATCGCTCTGGGTACAACCGCTAAGTTGCGCGTGCTGGAAGATCTGCTGAAAAAACACCCGCGTGACCGCATGCTCATTTTCACCAATGACAACGAAACTGTTTATACGATTTCAGAACAATTTCTCATTCCCGCCATTACGCACCAGACCCGCACGAAGGAGCGCAGGGAAATCCTCAAAGCTTTTAATGAGGGCGATATTCTCGCGCTTGTGACTTCTCGCGTGCTCAACGAAGGGGTCAACGTACCTGAAGCCAATGTAGCAGTTGTGCTTTCGGGCACGAGTACTATCCGCGAGCACGTCCTGCGATTGGGGCGCATTTTGCGTCGTCGCGAAGGCAAACACGCCATTCTCTACGAAGTGATCTCTCGCAATACAGTCGAAGACCGAATTTCTCGCCGCCGCAGGCAACACGATGCGTACGATGGGAAGCAACGCGAGATGTTTTGAAAGGGAATTCTGTGCATATCGAAGATCTCTTTACCTCAGCCCAACGGGTGCTTATCGATCACCTTCACAGCCGCGACCAGGAGGAGCGCCGCGCTGGCTCTACCGATCCGCTGCGCCTCAAGGCTGCCAGTCCAGAGGTGGCACAGTATCTGTGTCTTACCGCGGTTCACCAACGGGCGAGGACGCTGGTCGAGTTTGGCACTTCACACGGCTATTCCACTTTGCATCTGGCCGCGGCAGCCCAGCACACGGGAGGCCGCGTTTTCACCCTGGACCAGATGTCCGAAAAAACTGCGGCGGCTCAGGGCAATTTGCGAGCTGCTGGTCTGAACCACCTGGTAGAGTGCCACACCGGTACTGGTAATGCCTTTATCGCAGCCCTTCCCGATTGCGTGGATTTCGTTTTTGTTGACTTTGGGCTGCACGCTTTTGCGCCTATGTTCGATATGCTGGAAAGCCGTCTGAGATCAGGGGCTTTCCTTTTTGTCGATGGATGGTCTGCGGTCGAACAATGGTACATGGATCCGGATTGGGCCACTTTTAAGAGCCGCCTGGATGAGACGCCCGATTATCTGACGTGTATTCTGCCTCTGCAAAAATCTCACCTCATTGCCATTAAACTGTCCTGAAAGTTGTAATGAAAAAACGGCAGTGGACATAAGGTCCACTGCCGTTTTTTTGTACAGGCAAAAATCCCGACATTTCGTCCTGCCGTTTTTACCTCTTGCCATTTCGGTCCGTCATATTGGCATTCGCCTCTATACTTTTTTTCATACTTCAGAATATAAATTTTTTATTATCAATATCTTATTCGTGTTGGTATTTCAGGTACGATATTTGCATAATTTTGGGGTGGTGACCTTTGGGATACTCTCATCTCGGTAAGGTCTAAAATTATTCACCATCCTCTGGAGATTTACAATGTATCGCTTCCAATCCCTCGCCATACTCGCCGGCATCGTGGGGCTGTTTGCCCTCGTGGGTTATTCCCTTTTTGGCTGGACCGGCGTTGTGCTCATTATCGCTGGTAGTCTCATATTTAACCTGTTTTCTCTGAGTGGATCTGCGCGAATGATACTCTCCTTTCACCGCGCACGTCCTATTTCAGAATGGGAAATGCCCGAGTTGTACCGCATTTCCGAAGCCCTTGCCGCGCGGGCAAATATTTCGACGCCCAGCCTTGCGATATATCCTTCGGACATGCCCAATGCCTTTGCGCTTGGCGTTGGCAATGGCGTTGTGGCACTCAGTTCAGGATTGCTGAGATTGCTCGATAGACGTGAGATTGCAGGTGTTCTTGCACACGAATTTGCACATCTCAAAAACCGCGATAGCCTGTTAAATCTTTCTGCTGGACTATTTGTGCGAGCTATATCTTTTCTTTCGACTTTATTTGGCATTCTGGTCTTCCTACTTTTCCTCTCTGGCGCGTGGTTAAGCATTGGTACAAATCTGATCCCTTTGATCTTGCTCACCAGTATTGCGCCTTATGGCGCCATCTTTCTGCATGCAACCCTGATGCGTACGCGAGAATTTCTCGCGGATCGCGATGCTGCCATGCTCACTGGTGATCCCGGTGGCCTGGGCAATGCCCTGATCAAATTGGAACAGGCAAATCGTTACCTTTCCCGCCTGCAACGCCGTTTTCGATTTATTTATACATCTGATGCCAGGACTGGTCCGCGCTGGCTTCGCACACATCCGCCCACAGAGGAACGGGTTCGTGCGCTCTGTGAAATCAGTGATCGCACAAGACCTTTTCCATCTGCGCCCGTTTTACCAGCGAGCAGGCCAATCGGTCCGCGGCGTATTATAATTACTTAAAGCGGTTGCAAATATTATACAATCCGGAACACCGATTGCGAATTGCACTGTGGAAGCTACATCGTTTGAGGCAGCACTGGAATCGGTGTTGCCAAAACTGCGCGAGGAGGGTCTTCAGGTCGTGCGCGTGGAGGTTGATGAAGTGTGCATTCATTCTGGGCATCAAAAATACTGCTGATTATATCGCGCTCTAATCTTGACAACGAGTTTTTAATTGGCTATTTTTTTGAAACTTATATGCTAATTATTTCGCATAAAATCATTCAAAAAAATAAAAGAACTGAGAATGGCAAGATCGCGGTAAGAGGGATTGACTGTCCGATAGGCTGAAAATTTTTCAATTATTAAGACCGAGATGCCATGATGCAAAATACAATGAGATATCTTCTTTCAATTTTATTGCTCGTGTTTTCTTCTGCTGTGAAGTGTGAGGATTTGCCGCAGCGCGAAGCGGTTCCCCGTCTGGCGGTGTTTCCACTACTTTCAGAGAAAGACTCTGATTACGGAATTTTTATGGCTGATCGATTGGTGGATGAGTTGATGCGCTATCGGGATATTCCCGCCTATCAGGGGCGCTGGTTTGAACTGGTGGAGCCTGATACGATTCCACAGGATCGGATGGAGAGGATATTGGAGACCAAACAGGCGTTGAAAGACTATGATTTATTTTTGTTGAAAACAGCGGCTCGCGCGGATCGGGCGTTGATCGGATTTGTTTCTGATGCCGGGACGCGCACATTGCATGTGCGGATTGTGGATCTGGACACTGGAGAACCTATTTGGATGGGCAAAGCGCGAGATGATGTCGAATGGCAGTGGATCTATGCCCAGCGCGATATAGGAGAGATTGCACTGGGCAATTTGATGTCGCAACTCGGGTTTCAGGAAGCCAATCGGCACGGCATGATGATGCGGTCAGATGAGTGGCCGTTGCAGGCGGTATTCGCGCCTTTGCACACTTCGCAAAAAGCGCTGGTGGGCGGGTATGAGCGGTTGATCAGGGAGGGTATGGTAGGTGATGGATTGTTTGATGGACTGGATATGTCACAGCCCATAGGTACGCGTCTGAGTGCTGCGGATCGGAAGTTGTTGGCGCATAGGGCAGATGCTGTTTTATGCGGTAGTTTGATGGCGACTGGCAAGGATAATGCGATTAATGCTGTAGGGGTTGCACTGCGGCTGATTGATACGTCTTCTGGTCGTATTTTGTGGGCGGGCAGTGCCAATGGTCGGCGCGTCTGGCGCAAGGATCGGTTTGACGATTTGTCGCAGACGATTGCCACAGATCTGATCGCGGGATTGGCAAAGGTTAAATCGGGCACTCAGACAGATGCCTGGGCTAATCAGCCAGAGCCACAAGATGGACCGGGCTGGGTGAATCGGGGGATGGTCGCGTTGGAACGCGGGCTTTTGAGCGATGCTGAAGAGGCATTTTTGAAGGCGGAATCTTTTGAGGATAGCCAGGTGCTATCTTATGAGGGATTGGGACGGGTTTATGCGCGACGCCCAGCCCTTCGACAGCGCGCGGTTTCGTATTTTTATCGCGCTATAGAGGCGGATACGACGCGCGCAGATTTGTATTACCAGATGGCGTCGGTGTATTTTGATATCGGTACGGATCAGTGCGTGGATATGGCGTCTCGGGCGATTGAGATTGATTCGACGTATAGCGCACCCTATCAGTTGTTGGGAGACTGGTTTTCGCGCGATGATTTTTACGCTTTGTCTCAGGACAATGCAACAGCCGCTGCGTATTATACGCGCTATTTGTCTCTGGAGCCGGATGATGTTAATGCGGTGGCAAAGCTGGGGGCTGTGTTGTTGCGTATGGAAGATCAGCAGGCGATTGCGCGACAGATTTTGCCCTTTATGAAACGCCATCCCGAGGCGCTCGATTTGTTGCCTGTTGCGTCACAGTGGGCTTATCGGGCGGGGGATTACGAACGCGCTTCGGTGTATTGGAATCGGTTTTTGGAGCGGATTGATGCACAAACGCTGGCGTTGTACGTCGATCCAACCCCTATTTTGTCAGATGCACAACGCGCGGTCTATAATGCGCTTCCCGATACAGAGAAGCAAAATTTTATCGATCGGTTCTGGATGCAAAAGGATCTGGATCCGACGACAGAAGTGAATGAGCGTTTGCAAGAACACTATCAGCGGGTGTGGATGGCGCGGCAATATTTCGCAGAGTCTGCGTATCCCTATGATAGGCGCGGTGAGGTGTATTTGCGCTATGGCGAGCCGGATTATCGCTCGCGGTCTGGTCGCGCGCCCGGGGTGATGAGTGTTGCGGTGCAGCGGGTGAAGGACGAGTTGTACGCGCAGTTGTACACGCGCCCATCCGAAGGCGCGCTTGTGGGCACGGTGTTTCCCGTGCGGAGTTCGCGCGCGATGATGGCCGATTCGTTTGACATGATGGTGGGGAGAAGAGCCGTGGCTTCTCATGTTATGGGTGATGGATATTTGCCGGTTACGTCTGGTGAAGATAATAGTCTCGTGCCCTGGGAATCGTGGGTGTATGTGACGATTGGTGGGGGGATGGAGATTACATTTACGGATGAGATGGGATCGGGGCATTTCAATTTTGCGCCGATTCCGCTGCGCCAGCCGATAGGGATGCGGTCCATAGCCAGGATTCAAGAAAATGCACCGGAAACGGTTTATATGCAGGCTTTGGGCGAGATGCCAGAGCAATACCGACCGTGGTGGCAAACGCGAGAGTTGGAATTTTATTACGATGTGGCCGATGCGCGCGGGGGGTATTTCATGACGCGGGTGGATGTGGCTTATGGTTTGCCGATAGATGTGGTGAAGATCGGCAGAGGCGATTTGACGTTGGCTATTGCGCTTTATGATTCGGTGACAAACCGCGCGTTTCGCATGCGTCGAACGGTTGTGCGGAAAGACACGCCATCTGATTCGAATGCCATGCTGACCGATTTGTTGACCTTGCCCGTGCCGCCCGGTACTTATCATTTGACAGTGAAGGCGGAGAATGTCAGTGCCAATCGCGTCGGTTTGTTGCGGCAGGTTCTTGCGGTTGAGTCTTATGGCGATTCGGAATTGCAGATGAGCGATCCGGTATTGGCTGCGCAGATTGACGAGACGGATGTGGAGGATGCTTTTCGCCGACAGAATTTGCGGGTGTTGCCTTTGCCTACGCGCGCGTTTCTCGTTGGGCAGGAGATGGGGTTGTATTTTGAGGTGTATAATCTGGTGGCAGACGCGTTTGGACAGACGCGCTATCGCGTGACGATTCAGATTGCGGCTCTGGAACAGGTAGAGGGTTTGCGAATGCTGTTGACCGGGCAGGAGGTCAATCCCGAAGTGTCGATGTCGTTTGAACAGGTGGATACGCAGCCGAGCGTGCAGGTCTATCAGTTTGTCGATCTGACAAAGGCCAAACAGGGGCGCAATCGGGTAAAAATTATCGTGGAAGACTTAAATGCACGTATGCAAGTTGCAAAGGAGATTGTGTTTCGGTATGGGCAATAGTGTCACATATTTTTTATTGTGTCTTTTGGTGTTGGTCGGGTGTGATTCCAGGCGCGATCTCGCTACTGATCCGGCTAATTCGCGGATTGTGGTCCCCTTTGATCTGAGATATGACGAGGCGCAGAATGCGGTTGTACTCGAATGGGAATATCTGGGTATTGAACCTGTGGCGCGCTATCGTTTTTGGCGCAGTGAGCGCGATGGCTGGCGCAGATTTCCCTGGCGTGATTTGCCTGCGCCTTCGCGGGAAGCGAACCCCCGTGCAGATGTGTGGAAGATGATGCCGATCGCGCATTTTGATATCCAGGCTGGTGAACAGCACCGTTATAGCCTGCATACAGAAACCGCCGAAAAGAAACCAGCAAGGGCAACCGTAGGCTCGGTGCAGATTCCCGGTGCGATATTGGAGACGATCCAGTTTTTGCCCGAAGAGGGTACAGCGACTGTCAACTGGCATTTGGCGGCAGGTGTTCCCCGTCGCTATGAGTTGTTGCGTTCTGTAGATGATGCAGCAGAGCAGGTGATTTTTCAGTCTGAAGATCCCGAAGTTGCGAGTTTTACCGATGTGATTATAGAGGGCAACCGCAAATATACGTATCGCTTGCGGAATACGATGGATCGCGATGTGATGCTCGATAGTCGCGAGATGTTTATATACCCGTATCAACGGCGACTCAATTTCAATATTGTCGAGGCACCGAATGTGTTTGTGGCTTTGACGTCCGCTACTACTTTTGCAAGTCCCGCCCTGGCGTTGCTCGCGACATCTGATGCCATTTCCATACGTGAGGTCGATCATACGGGATATGAGGGTGATCCGCGCGTACTGTCCGTGCCCAACCGCGCGGGGTTGCACTTGGAATCTCTCTCAGTTGTCGCGGTCTCTGCTGGAATCCGCGTTCTTCCCACTGTATTGCTCTGCGGCATTTTGTCAGAGACCAGAGAGGTGCAGTTTTTTGCGTTTCGGTCGTCTCAGTTGAGAATCTATGAGATTCCCTGGCAATACGAGGACTGGCGCGTTGCGGATTCTGAGTTGCCTACCGCGATAACGATTGCGCGAGATGGCACGATTTGGGTGGGTATTGGACAGAGGTTAAAGGCATTCTCATTTAATGTAAATACCATTATTGAACGCGGGTCTTATGATACGGGCATTGAAGGTGCGATCCAGAGTCTTGCGGTTTTGGGACCTGATATCTGGATGGTGACGGCATTGGGAGAGGTATTTCGCACAGATACAAGCCACATGGGGTCACAGCCTGTTTGGGAAGAGGTTGTGTTGTCCGATGGTGTTTTTGCCGTGTGGGTTGGCAGTGGTCCCAGGGCTGTATTTGTACTGGCTCGGGATCGAATTATGGTTTTTAATGCTGACGGACAGCCTGTATTGCGATGGCGTGTTATAGATGATCTGGTTTTAGATCCTGTGGGTTTGACTGTCTCTCATGATGGCGGTGTGTATGTATGGGATGCACAAAATCATATTGTTCTGTTTAAAAGCGCACCCCCGTTTCTGGTGCCTTTTGTCCAGGCCGATCCGAATTGATGGGAAGATTGAAATGAGAGTTTTTATTTTTATGGCGCTTATTTGCGCTTTTGGTATTGCAGGTGCTCAGGATGTTCCGCCTTATGTTCAAGAGGCTGAAGCGCGCTACAAACAGGGTGATTATGGAGGTGCGATAGGGTATTTGTTGGCTGTGCCGGGTGTGGCGCAACTCTCGCCGAAGCTGACGCCGATGAATCGAGATTCACGCGCGCGTCTGTTTTATGATCTGGGATGTTGTTATCTTGCAGCGGGGGACTCTCTGCGTGCCGATTGGGCATTTCGAGAGGCTTTTGCTCTGAATAACCGATTGAACCGGGGATATTTTGAGAATGCAGATCCGGGCGCGTTCTGGTGGGCTTTGTTGCACGGTGAGGAGGCCGCGCGCCGCCTGAAGACCAAACGCTTGTCG includes:
- a CDS encoding carbon-nitrogen hydrolase family protein codes for the protein MSELQLESIEPWAPHPTAAPLTERSGDTLAIAANGTRTCIGGWQIAYSGVEAGKIYEIVAQSQFQDVDTARDVLRCEAYWGHLDRDSGRRGEVLSWDYLLPEWNGDTVQFSRRLTAPEDAEHLTVRYTFRWSVVGSSEWQLPKVVATEVAESYKSVKICVATGRREDRDRRFESIQDNVDLYLSLCREICEKEKPDLIVLPEIALQYGIKGSPLELAVPVPGPEAEPFADVARDYGVYVLLGVIERDGDAVHNTAVLFAPDGGVDGKYRKVHLAVGGEMDSGILPGDDFPVFDTEIGRIGCNICMDSSAAESSRMIGLNGADFLLLPIMGDHRAWHPEDHTWDPERFRGIMQTRALDNQLCMVVAVNRAEGSCIIDRTGHVLAWNDGSERFVAAEVNLVDGFRPKSRGCFRGINWMQRRPHTYRAFVDEKNAGTLKTEAY
- a CDS encoding TetR/AcrR family transcriptional regulator, with amino-acid sequence MGRTSDAKERLIQAAMDLFLTRSYTDVGVQELCKTAGIKKGSFYHFFETKQDLVLASLDQWWEITRETAWERAFSSERPPLERISRFFELVYEQNCQFYEQHKQLCGCPFGNLAVEMSAHEPLIRHKIDRIFEDVIGRLQRTLDEAVEASDLSPMDTRETALALWAYYEGILILAKARQDLDLLKRLGQRAVRFLQVSRRHVA
- a CDS encoding class I SAM-dependent methyltransferase, which produces MKGNSVHIEDLFTSAQRVLIDHLHSRDQEERRAGSTDPLRLKAASPEVAQYLCLTAVHQRARTLVEFGTSHGYSTLHLAAAAQHTGGRVFTLDQMSEKTAAAQGNLRAAGLNHLVECHTGTGNAFIAALPDCVDFVFVDFGLHAFAPMFDMLESRLRSGAFLFVDGWSAVEQWYMDPDWATFKSRLDETPDYLTCILPLQKSHLIAIKLS
- a CDS encoding DEAD/DEAH box helicase family protein — protein: MPSPPPNMRLVFDDGTLVLLDPPADYEPPSPFIWDSRVGRWRAQAHRYRDVVEALQDRGVGIKNVVPRYNRLKLNFNREHTPHPHQAEAFDAWQSNQYRGVVVLPTGSGKSLLALMGIAEVGRSTLVVAPTIDLMNQWYDLLKDAFSCDIGILGGGYHELEDLTVTTYDSAYMHMDRYGNRFGFLVFDEVHHLPGESYSHGAELSIAPYRLGLTATLERPDGRHLMLRDLVGPTVYEKGIRDLSGDYLSEYNTERIEVDMVAEERVEYETARSQFSAFLESKNLRLGSASGWQNFVRLSARSSDGRRAMLAYRRYRKIALGTTAKLRVLEDLLKKHPRDRMLIFTNDNETVYTISEQFLIPAITHQTRTKERREILKAFNEGDILALVTSRVLNEGVNVPEANVAVVLSGTSTIREHVLRLGRILRRREGKHAILYEVISRNTVEDRISRRRRQHDAYDGKQREMF
- a CDS encoding M48 family metalloprotease produces the protein MYRFQSLAILAGIVGLFALVGYSLFGWTGVVLIIAGSLIFNLFSLSGSARMILSFHRARPISEWEMPELYRISEALAARANISTPSLAIYPSDMPNAFALGVGNGVVALSSGLLRLLDRREIAGVLAHEFAHLKNRDSLLNLSAGLFVRAISFLSTLFGILVFLLFLSGAWLSIGTNLIPLILLTSIAPYGAIFLHATLMRTREFLADRDAAMLTGDPGGLGNALIKLEQANRYLSRLQRRFRFIYTSDARTGPRWLRTHPPTEERVRALCEISDRTRPFPSAPVLPASRPIGPRRIIIT
- a CDS encoding FGGY-family carbohydrate kinase gives rise to the protein MSNLYLGLDASTQSLSAIIIDIDTRKVVYDISLNYDETLPHYGTQNGVLDHLDPKIVHSPPLMWAEALDVLFDKMKTEGITLGNIRAISGSGQQHGSVYLKTADTLSNLNPSKSLVENLGDIFSRDTSPIWMDSSTRAECDEICDALGGLQATASATGSTTFERFTGPQIRKFYKTQPDAYNNTAHIMLVSSFMASLIAGKVAPIDHGDGAGMNLMDIQTRTYHAAALDATAPDLSHRLPPLAESRAIIGTVNPYFVDKYGVNPNAQALVWSGDNPNSVIGLGLIREGLVAISLGTSDTYFGTMKNCQTDPRGEGHVFVSPTGDYMTLICFKNGSLAREAVRQSHGLDWDGFSHALQSTPPGNNGKILLPYFEPEIVPNVLKPGVHRFDLDEQDADGNCRAVVEAQMMSMRIHSEWMGVRPSAIYVTGGASVNPEILQIMADVQNCPVHQFEVTNSAALGAALRAAHAYLNTTWEDISKGIAEPISGSVVNPTDPAVYDELVKKYAECEQIALGI